The following coding sequences are from one Halomonas sp. HAL1 window:
- the rsmD gene encoding 16S rRNA (guanine(966)-N(2))-methyltransferase RsmD, with the protein MTRQRSSRSSASRRTPAQRGGKSLGKLRIIGGEFRRRQLPILDSPGLRPTPDRVRETLFNWLGQQLYGQQVLDLFAGTGALGIEAVSRGAACVDFVERDPRVAAQLSTNLASLHITSSTVHINDVQAYLTRPAQPYSLVFLDPPFHQQLAEPCCKALESGGWLSDGAMIYLETETSLAPEVPANWQLHRETQAGESTARLYQRQ; encoded by the coding sequence ATGACACGACAACGCTCCTCCCGCTCATCCGCCTCCCGCCGCACGCCTGCTCAGCGAGGTGGCAAATCGCTTGGCAAACTGCGCATTATCGGCGGTGAGTTTCGCCGCCGTCAGTTGCCTATATTGGATAGCCCAGGCTTGCGTCCAACACCTGACCGCGTGCGTGAAACGCTGTTCAACTGGCTAGGACAGCAGCTTTATGGTCAGCAGGTGCTCGACCTCTTCGCCGGTACCGGCGCACTCGGCATTGAAGCGGTCTCTCGCGGTGCGGCCTGTGTCGATTTTGTCGAGCGCGACCCGCGCGTGGCAGCGCAGCTGTCGACTAATCTGGCATCTCTGCATATTACCTCAAGCACGGTGCATATTAACGATGTTCAGGCCTACCTGACACGTCCTGCACAGCCCTATTCACTAGTGTTCCTCGATCCGCCCTTTCATCAGCAGTTGGCCGAACCGTGCTGTAAGGCGCTGGAGAGTGGCGGCTGGTTGAGTGACGGGGCAATGATTTACCTCGAAACCGAGACATCGCTTGCGCCTGAGGTGCCCGCCAACTGGCAGTTACACCGCGAAACCCAGGCGGGTGAAAGCACCGCACGGCTTTATCAACGTCAATAG
- the ftsY gene encoding signal recognition particle-docking protein FtsY, producing the protein MFGFFKRKNKQDPQQAPQDSQQAPQDSQQAPEEEQRLKDQPQKRADEGDIEAPDTSSEAVEETPPVPDTLPEPEPEPEPEPEPEPEPEPEPEPEPEPEPEPEPEPEPVRETAQRPALQEKPVAEKSKQQGEQKGWFARIKSGLGKTRANLTDGIADLFLGKKQIDDELLEDLETQLLMADVGIDATTEIIGRLEARVSRKELNNPEALYRGLQEELSTMLAPVAKPLVLEKAGKGPFVILVVGVNGVGKTTTIGKLTQRFQREGKSVMLAAGDTFRAAAVEQLKVWGERNHVPVIAQHTGADSASVIYDAVAAATARGVDVLIADTAGRLHNKSHLMEELKKVHRVMQKLDDTAPHEVMLVLDAGTGQNAISQASTFNDAVPVSGITLTKLDGTAKGGIIFALAKQLETPIRFIGVGEGIDDLRPFEANDFVHALFDRQGDDASA; encoded by the coding sequence ATGTTTGGTTTTTTTAAGCGTAAGAATAAGCAAGACCCGCAGCAGGCGCCCCAAGACTCGCAGCAGGCGCCCCAAGACTCGCAGCAGGCGCCAGAGGAAGAGCAGCGTCTAAAAGATCAGCCTCAAAAGCGAGCTGATGAGGGTGACATCGAGGCGCCAGATACTTCTTCGGAAGCCGTTGAAGAGACTCCGCCCGTGCCGGATACTTTGCCAGAGCCAGAGCCAGAGCCAGAGCCAGAGCCAGAGCCAGAGCCAGAGCCAGAGCCAGAGCCAGAGCCAGAGCCAGAGCCAGAGCCAGAGCCAGAGCCAGAGCCAGAGCCCGTTCGTGAAACGGCGCAACGTCCTGCTTTACAGGAAAAGCCCGTCGCCGAAAAAAGTAAACAGCAAGGCGAACAGAAAGGCTGGTTTGCACGTATCAAATCAGGCCTAGGGAAAACCCGTGCCAATTTAACCGACGGCATCGCCGATCTGTTTTTAGGCAAGAAACAGATTGATGACGAGCTGCTGGAAGACCTGGAAACGCAGCTGCTAATGGCCGATGTCGGTATTGACGCGACGACCGAGATTATTGGGCGCCTGGAAGCGCGCGTCTCACGCAAAGAGCTAAATAACCCTGAGGCGCTTTACCGTGGCTTGCAGGAAGAGCTGTCTACTATGCTGGCGCCGGTCGCCAAGCCGCTGGTGCTGGAGAAGGCGGGCAAGGGGCCGTTTGTTATTTTAGTGGTAGGCGTTAACGGCGTGGGTAAAACCACCACCATCGGCAAACTTACCCAGCGCTTTCAGCGCGAAGGCAAAAGCGTCATGTTGGCGGCCGGTGACACTTTCCGTGCCGCGGCCGTTGAGCAGCTCAAAGTATGGGGCGAACGCAACCATGTGCCGGTAATCGCCCAGCACACTGGCGCGGACAGCGCCTCGGTGATTTACGATGCGGTAGCGGCCGCCACTGCGCGAGGTGTTGATGTGCTGATCGCCGACACCGCCGGGCGGCTGCATAACAAAAGCCACTTGATGGAAGAGCTGAAAAAAGTCCACCGAGTAATGCAGAAGCTAGATGACACCGCGCCACACGAGGTGATGCTGGTGTTGGATGCGGGCACCGGACAAAACGCTATTTCCCAGGCCAGCACCTTTAATGATGCCGTGCCAGTTAGCGGGATCACGCTAACCAAACTGGATGGTACCGCCAAAGGCGGCATTATCTTTGCACTGGCCAAACAGTTGGAAACACCCATTCGCTTTATCGGCGTAGGGGAGGGTATTGACGACCTGCGCCCCTTCGAGGCTAATGATTTTGTCCATGCGTTGTTTGACCGCCAAGGGGACGATGCCAGCGCATGA
- the ftsE gene encoding cell division ATP-binding protein FtsE, giving the protein MIAFEHVGKRYGGRFEALAHLNFRVARGEMVFLTGHSGAGKSSLLRLVMRLEKPSRGRVVVAGHDIAQLHASQVPFYRRQIGVVFQDHQLLFDRSIFHNVSLPLEIQGVEPREAARRVRAALDKVGLLHREKALPIELSGGEQQRVGIARAVVNKPALLLADEPTGNLDPQLSADIMALFEDFNRIGTTVMIASHDLALIAQLRHRILRLSDGRLVADEGAA; this is encoded by the coding sequence ATGATCGCCTTTGAGCATGTGGGAAAACGCTACGGCGGTCGCTTCGAAGCGCTGGCGCATCTCAATTTTCGGGTCGCTCGGGGCGAGATGGTGTTTCTGACCGGCCACTCCGGTGCGGGGAAAAGCTCGCTACTACGCTTAGTGATGCGCCTTGAGAAACCTAGCCGCGGACGCGTGGTCGTGGCGGGGCACGATATTGCCCAACTGCATGCCAGCCAGGTGCCGTTCTATCGGCGCCAAATTGGCGTGGTCTTTCAGGATCACCAGCTGCTATTTGATCGCAGTATTTTCCACAATGTCTCGCTGCCACTGGAGATTCAGGGGGTTGAGCCCCGTGAAGCCGCCCGCCGTGTGCGCGCAGCGTTAGATAAAGTGGGGCTGCTGCACCGTGAAAAGGCCTTGCCGATAGAACTCTCTGGTGGCGAGCAGCAGCGCGTTGGCATCGCCCGGGCGGTGGTCAATAAGCCTGCGCTACTGCTCGCCGATGAGCCTACGGGTAATCTGGATCCACAGCTGTCAGCGGATATTATGGCGCTGTTTGAGGATTTTAACCGAATTGGTACCACGGTAATGATCGCCAGCCACGACTTGGCCCTGATTGCCCAGTTGCGCCACCGCATCCTGCGTTTAAGCGATGGTCGTTTGGTGGCCGACGAGGGGGCAGCATGA
- the ftsX gene encoding permease-like cell division protein FtsX: MKSSATPRRQQGAALKTPRKTAAKPPADKPSQRGARSQQTRFSSRLRAWGRHHRSMAWDSFQRLVRYPLGNLLTMLAIAIALVLPAALWLTLDSARLLDAELDESATLTVYLELSTDDAQAQRIEEAVSAEQSVLETQLISAEQGMAEFQQSLGLDNALAGLESNPLPISIVVHPSSIEPAAMQQLAATLEAFSGVDEVRLDLAWVERLRNLAELGRRVALALGALFGLGVLLVVGNTIRLSVESRRREIEVVMLIGATHAFVRRPFLYSGAWYGVGGGLLALGLLGLGNHWLSLPVAALAASYGASFSLPQLDVTGSTILLSCSTLLGWLGAWLAVTRHLSSIRPK; the protein is encoded by the coding sequence ATGAAGTCCTCCGCGACCCCAAGGCGCCAGCAGGGAGCGGCATTAAAAACGCCGCGAAAAACCGCTGCTAAACCACCGGCCGATAAACCCTCGCAGCGAGGTGCACGTTCCCAACAAACGCGCTTTTCCAGCCGTCTGCGGGCCTGGGGACGCCACCATCGCAGCATGGCATGGGATAGTTTTCAGCGCTTGGTGCGTTATCCTTTGGGTAATCTGCTGACGATGCTAGCCATCGCCATTGCCCTGGTGCTGCCCGCTGCGCTGTGGTTGACCCTGGACAGTGCGCGCCTGCTGGATGCCGAGCTTGATGAAAGCGCCACGCTCACCGTTTATTTGGAATTGAGCACCGATGATGCCCAGGCACAACGTATAGAAGAAGCGGTCAGCGCCGAGCAGAGCGTGCTTGAGACGCAGTTGATTAGCGCTGAGCAAGGCATGGCTGAGTTTCAGCAGTCGCTGGGGCTGGATAATGCCTTGGCGGGTCTGGAGAGCAACCCGCTGCCCATCAGTATCGTGGTGCACCCGTCAAGCATCGAACCGGCCGCCATGCAACAGTTGGCTGCTACGCTTGAAGCCTTTTCCGGGGTTGATGAGGTGCGTCTTGATCTGGCCTGGGTGGAGCGCCTGAGAAACCTGGCTGAACTGGGAAGGCGCGTTGCGCTGGCGCTGGGAGCGCTGTTTGGCCTGGGCGTTTTGCTGGTGGTTGGCAACACTATTCGCCTGTCGGTGGAAAGTCGCCGCCGTGAGATTGAAGTGGTGATGCTGATTGGCGCCACTCACGCCTTCGTCAGACGCCCATTCCTGTACAGCGGCGCTTGGTACGGTGTTGGTGGTGGGCTGTTAGCGCTGGGTCTGTTAGGCCTGGGCAATCATTGGCTTTCCCTCCCGGTAGCTGCCCTGGCGGCGAGCTACGGTGCCAGCTTCTCATTACCTCAACTCGACGTGACAGGCTCTACAATTCTGCTATCTTGCAGTACACTACTAGGCTGGTTGGGTGCTTGGTTGGCGGTAACTCGCCATCTCTCAAGTATTCGCCCAAAATGA
- the rpoH gene encoding RNA polymerase sigma factor RpoH: MSTSLIPVGQLSPGGDLGGYIRAVNGISVLTADEERELAYRLYDDGDLEAARRLVMSHLRFVVHIARSYSGYGLPQADLIQEGNVGLMKAVKRFDPNQGVRLVSFAVHWIKAEIHEFVLRNWRIVKIATTKAQRKLFFNLRSAKKRLAWLNNDEVSAIAKDLDVKPEIVRDMEGRLSSYDAGFDAPAGDDEESTYQAPVHFLDDAASDPATQLEDSNFEEDSTRRLQVALEGLDERSRDILQRRWLADSKETLHDLADVYGVSAERIRQLEKNAMKKLRQKMGEPMVA; encoded by the coding sequence ATGAGCACTAGTCTTATACCGGTGGGGCAGCTTTCACCCGGCGGTGATCTGGGCGGCTATATCCGCGCAGTCAATGGAATTTCGGTTTTAACCGCCGATGAAGAGCGAGAGCTCGCCTATCGTCTTTACGATGACGGTGATCTAGAAGCTGCTCGGCGTTTAGTTATGTCACATCTGCGCTTTGTGGTTCACATTGCGCGTAGTTATTCTGGCTATGGGTTACCCCAAGCAGATTTAATTCAAGAAGGTAACGTCGGCTTAATGAAAGCCGTCAAGCGCTTCGATCCTAATCAAGGCGTTCGATTGGTCTCTTTTGCCGTGCATTGGATCAAAGCGGAAATTCACGAATTTGTGCTGCGTAACTGGCGCATCGTCAAGATTGCCACCACCAAAGCGCAGCGTAAGCTGTTCTTTAATCTACGTAGTGCGAAGAAGCGTTTGGCGTGGCTGAACAACGACGAAGTGTCCGCCATTGCCAAGGATCTCGACGTCAAGCCTGAGATAGTGCGCGATATGGAAGGGCGTCTCTCCTCTTACGATGCCGGTTTTGACGCGCCCGCAGGCGATGATGAAGAGAGTACCTATCAGGCGCCGGTGCATTTCCTGGATGACGCCGCATCAGACCCTGCCACGCAGTTGGAAGATAGCAACTTCGAGGAAGACTCGACGCGTCGGTTGCAGGTTGCTCTTGAGGGGCTTGATGAGCGCTCGCGGGATATCCTACAGCGCCGCTGGTTAGCCGATAGTAAAGAGACGTTGCATGATCTGGCCGATGTTTATGGGGTTAGCGCTGAGCGTATTCGTCAGCTTGAAAAGAACGCGATGAAAAAGCTGCGCCAGAAAATGGGCGAGCCGATGGTGGCTTAA
- the slmA gene encoding nucleoid occlusion factor SlmA has product MSEDQKPRRREQILQALALMLEEDSGKRITTAALARQVGVSEAALYRHFPSKARMFEGLIDFIEESIFERITRILDDVPDATTRCGTILALLLGFAEKNPGLARVMGGDVLTGETARLRQRVNQLFERLEMQLKQILREAELREGLRPTIPASAAANLLAAQAEGRISQYVRSDFKRLPTQHWEDQWSLLSAQLLRAAVQPA; this is encoded by the coding sequence ATGAGCGAAGATCAAAAACCTCGCCGCCGCGAGCAGATACTCCAAGCACTGGCATTAATGCTTGAAGAAGACAGTGGCAAACGCATTACTACCGCCGCTCTCGCTCGTCAGGTAGGTGTTTCAGAAGCAGCGCTCTACCGCCACTTCCCCAGCAAAGCACGTATGTTTGAGGGGCTGATTGATTTTATTGAAGAGAGCATTTTTGAGCGCATTACGCGTATTTTAGACGACGTACCCGACGCCACTACCCGCTGCGGCACCATCTTGGCGCTGCTGCTGGGCTTCGCCGAGAAAAATCCTGGGCTGGCCCGGGTAATGGGAGGCGACGTACTCACCGGCGAAACCGCAAGGCTACGCCAGCGGGTCAACCAACTGTTTGAACGCCTGGAGATGCAGCTCAAACAGATTCTGCGCGAAGCCGAGCTGCGTGAAGGTCTGCGCCCTACGATTCCCGCTTCCGCCGCTGCTAATTTACTAGCGGCCCAGGCAGAAGGTCGGATTTCGCAGTACGTACGCAGCGACTTTAAGCGCCTGCCCACCCAACACTGGGAAGATCAATGGTCGCTATTATCTGCGCAATTACTACGCGCGGCGGTACAGCCCGCATAG
- the argB gene encoding acetylglutamate kinase: MSSASRDPQVVVEVLSEALPYIQQFSGKTVVVKYGGNAMTESTLIDSFARDIVLMKEVGINPVVVHGGGPQIGDLLKKLNIESRFVNGMRVTDSQTMDVVEMVLGGLVNKSIVNLINQSGGKAIGLTGKDGAQIRARQLKVEHQSPEMTAPEIIDIGHVGEVESISTELIEMLAARDFIPVIAPIGVDAAGHSYNINADLVAGKIAEALNAEKLMLLTNVAGLMNAEGEVLTGLTTAQVDALIEDGTIYGGMLPKIRCALDAVKGGVNSSHIIDGRVPHAVLLEIFTNAGVGTLITDAS; this comes from the coding sequence ATGAGTTCAGCCAGTCGCGACCCGCAGGTCGTTGTGGAGGTGCTTTCCGAAGCCCTCCCCTATATTCAGCAGTTTTCCGGTAAAACCGTGGTGGTCAAATATGGCGGCAACGCCATGACCGAAAGCACCCTGATTGACTCCTTTGCCCGCGATATCGTGCTAATGAAGGAAGTCGGCATCAACCCGGTAGTGGTGCATGGCGGCGGGCCGCAAATCGGTGACCTACTCAAAAAGCTCAACATCGAGTCGCGCTTCGTCAACGGCATGCGGGTCACCGACTCGCAAACCATGGACGTGGTCGAGATGGTGCTGGGCGGTTTGGTTAATAAAAGCATCGTCAACCTGATCAATCAGAGCGGCGGCAAGGCGATCGGTCTGACCGGCAAGGACGGCGCGCAAATTCGTGCCCGCCAACTTAAGGTCGAGCACCAAAGCCCTGAAATGACGGCCCCGGAGATTATCGATATCGGCCACGTGGGCGAAGTGGAGTCGATCTCAACCGAGTTGATTGAGATGCTGGCGGCGCGCGACTTTATTCCGGTAATCGCCCCGATTGGCGTCGATGCTGCGGGCCATAGCTACAATATCAATGCTGACCTGGTAGCAGGCAAGATTGCCGAAGCGCTTAACGCTGAAAAGCTGATGCTGCTCACTAACGTCGCCGGCCTCATGAACGCTGAAGGCGAGGTGCTCACTGGCTTAACCACCGCACAAGTCGATGCCCTGATCGAAGATGGCACTATCTATGGCGGCATGCTGCCCAAAATTCGCTGCGCACTGGATGCGGTGAAAGGCGGTGTGAATAGCTCGCACATTATTGATGGCCGTGTCCCCCACGCGGTATTGCTGGAAATTTTCACCAATGCTGGGGTGGGCACCCTAATCACGGACGCGAGCTAA
- a CDS encoding phosphomannomutase/phosphoglucomutase, whose protein sequence is MNAQTVPASIFRAYDIRGIVDDTLTEETVEMIGRAVGSEAAARGESSVVVARDGRLSGARLQAALMRGLNAAGRDVIDIGMVPTPVLYFATHILPNTQSGVMVTGSHNPPDYNGFKIVLSGETLSGDAITALFERIQSGNLESGQGSITQQDLRETYLARILGDVKINRPIKAVVDCGNGVAGELGPQLLTRLGIDTTALFDEIDGHFPNHHPDPGKPENMQDLMRKVQETGADIGLAFDGDGDRVGVVTSTGKLIYPDHLLMVFATDMLTRQPGAKVIFDIKCTGNLVKVISDAGGEPEMWRTGHSLIKARMKETGAQLGGEMSGHIFFQERWYGFDDGLYAAARLVEILANQPDDADTFFATFPQDVGTPEINIAVTDANKFSLMDKLAREGDFGEGIKTTLDGIRVDYPDGWGLCRASNTTPALVMRFEGKDDAALARIKAVFNNALQRVAPDIELPQ, encoded by the coding sequence ATGAACGCACAGACCGTACCCGCTTCGATTTTTCGCGCCTACGATATCCGCGGTATCGTTGACGACACGCTCACCGAAGAGACGGTAGAAATGATCGGACGCGCCGTGGGCTCGGAAGCCGCCGCGCGGGGAGAATCCAGCGTGGTAGTCGCACGCGACGGTCGCCTTTCGGGCGCTCGGCTGCAAGCAGCGCTGATGCGTGGCCTGAATGCTGCAGGACGAGACGTTATTGATATCGGCATGGTCCCCACGCCGGTGTTGTACTTCGCCACCCACATCTTGCCAAACACCCAGTCAGGCGTGATGGTTACCGGCAGCCATAACCCGCCTGACTATAACGGCTTTAAAATCGTGCTGAGCGGCGAAACGCTCTCTGGCGATGCAATTACCGCCCTGTTTGAGCGCATCCAGTCTGGCAACCTGGAGAGCGGCCAAGGCAGCATCACCCAGCAGGATCTTCGCGAAACGTATTTAGCGCGTATTTTAGGTGACGTTAAGATCAACCGACCGATCAAAGCCGTGGTCGACTGCGGCAACGGGGTTGCTGGCGAGCTAGGCCCGCAGCTGCTGACCCGCTTGGGCATTGATACAACTGCGCTGTTCGATGAGATCGATGGCCACTTTCCCAATCACCACCCGGATCCTGGCAAACCGGAAAACATGCAGGATTTGATGCGCAAGGTGCAAGAAACGGGCGCTGATATCGGGCTTGCCTTTGATGGCGATGGCGACCGAGTAGGCGTGGTCACCTCCACCGGTAAGCTGATTTATCCTGACCACCTGCTGATGGTATTTGCCACCGATATGCTCACGCGCCAGCCCGGGGCCAAAGTGATTTTTGACATCAAGTGCACCGGCAATCTAGTCAAAGTGATTAGTGATGCTGGGGGCGAGCCTGAGATGTGGCGAACCGGTCACTCCCTGATCAAAGCGCGCATGAAAGAGACCGGCGCTCAGTTGGGCGGAGAGATGAGCGGACATATTTTTTTCCAAGAGCGCTGGTATGGTTTTGACGATGGCCTTTATGCCGCCGCTAGGCTGGTAGAAATTCTCGCCAACCAGCCTGACGATGCGGATACTTTTTTCGCCACATTTCCCCAAGACGTTGGTACCCCAGAGATTAATATTGCGGTTACCGACGCTAACAAATTTTCTCTAATGGATAAGCTTGCTCGCGAGGGCGACTTCGGCGAAGGTATCAAAACCACGTTAGATGGCATTCGCGTTGATTACCCGGATGGCTGGGGGTTGTGCCGCGCCTCCAACACCACGCCTGCCCTGGTCATGCGCTTTGAAGGGAAGGACGATGCCGCCCTCGCACGTATCAAAGCGGTATTTAATAACGCGCTACAGCGCGTCGCGCCAGATATCGAGCTACCCCAGTAA
- the dut gene encoding dUTP diphosphatase, whose amino-acid sequence MSARPRLQCKVLDERLHDYLPTYATAGSAGMDLRALLDAPLTLAPGDCQLVRTGIAIYIEDPGLAGMILPRSGLGHKHGIVLGNLVGLIDSDYQGELMISVWNRGQSDFTLAPFDRLAQYVLVPVVQAELALVDAFEDSLRGSGGFGSTGSQ is encoded by the coding sequence ATGAGTGCCCGCCCCCGCCTGCAGTGCAAAGTGTTAGATGAACGCTTGCACGACTATCTCCCCACCTATGCAACGGCAGGCTCTGCAGGCATGGATCTACGCGCCTTGCTGGACGCGCCGCTGACCTTAGCGCCCGGCGACTGCCAGCTCGTGCGCACGGGCATTGCCATCTATATTGAAGACCCAGGCTTAGCAGGCATGATTCTGCCGCGCTCCGGTTTGGGGCATAAGCACGGTATTGTGCTGGGCAACTTGGTCGGCTTGATCGACTCCGATTACCAGGGCGAGCTGATGATTTCGGTCTGGAACCGGGGCCAGAGCGACTTTACCCTTGCCCCCTTCGACCGCCTGGCACAGTACGTGCTTGTGCCTGTTGTGCAAGCCGAACTCGCTCTTGTGGACGCGTTTGAAGACTCCCTGCGGGGCAGCGGCGGGTTTGGCAGCACCGGCAGTCAGTAG
- the coaBC gene encoding bifunctional phosphopantothenoylcysteine decarboxylase/phosphopantothenate--cysteine ligase CoaBC yields the protein MASVADTTSTPINAFTAASTLVGKRVLLGVSAGIAAYKSALLVRLLKQAGCEVRVVMTDGAQAFITPLTLQALSGEPVRTSLLDPEAEAGMGHIELARWADIVLIAPATADLIARLVHGMADDLLTTLCLASEAPKLIAPAMNQAMWRHPATQRNVAQLQQDGWQQIGPDAGDQACGDVGPGRMSEPEEIFSAVMALFAAQSSSHYGSSASASHVVITAGPTREPLDPVRYISNHSSGKMGFALAAAAVAQGAKVTLISGPVNLPTPPGVTRIDVESAEQMHSEAQRLAPQAALFIGCAAVADYRAAAPAEHKLKKQDNSDTLTLTLVKNPDIIASIAALPAGQRPLVVGFAAETQEIERYAQDKLQRKGLDMIVANDVSQAGLGFGSDQNAAWLLWRTAEGVESRAEAPQPKTQLAATIIHQALALLSTTAPETTSTNASGESQ from the coding sequence ATGGCTTCTGTTGCTGACACAACAAGCACCCCGATAAACGCTTTCACCGCTGCCTCAACACTCGTCGGCAAACGGGTGCTACTCGGGGTTAGCGCGGGTATTGCTGCTTACAAGAGCGCGTTGCTTGTGCGCCTGCTCAAGCAAGCGGGCTGCGAGGTGCGTGTAGTGATGACCGATGGGGCTCAGGCCTTTATTACGCCGCTCACCCTGCAGGCACTCTCCGGTGAGCCGGTGCGCACTTCCTTACTCGACCCGGAAGCCGAAGCAGGCATGGGCCATATTGAGCTCGCCCGCTGGGCGGATATAGTACTCATCGCCCCCGCTACCGCCGACTTAATCGCCCGCTTGGTGCACGGCATGGCTGATGATTTGCTTACCACGCTCTGCCTAGCGTCAGAAGCGCCTAAGCTAATTGCCCCAGCCATGAACCAGGCAATGTGGCGCCACCCTGCCACTCAGCGCAATGTGGCGCAGCTTCAACAAGATGGTTGGCAGCAGATAGGCCCCGACGCGGGTGATCAAGCCTGTGGCGATGTAGGGCCTGGCCGCATGAGTGAGCCTGAAGAGATATTTAGCGCTGTGATGGCACTGTTTGCAGCGCAATCTTCTTCTCATTACGGCTCCTCCGCCAGCGCTTCTCATGTAGTGATCACCGCTGGCCCAACTCGCGAGCCGCTGGACCCAGTACGCTATATTTCCAATCACAGTTCGGGAAAAATGGGCTTTGCGTTAGCCGCAGCGGCAGTGGCGCAAGGCGCTAAGGTGACGCTGATCAGCGGGCCAGTTAACTTACCCACCCCGCCGGGCGTTACGCGGATTGACGTTGAGTCAGCCGAACAGATGCACAGTGAAGCACAGCGCTTAGCGCCCCAAGCGGCACTGTTTATCGGCTGTGCGGCGGTGGCTGACTATCGTGCGGCAGCCCCCGCCGAGCACAAGCTCAAGAAGCAGGACAATAGCGACACTCTCACCCTAACCCTGGTGAAAAATCCTGACATTATCGCCAGCATAGCGGCGCTTCCCGCTGGGCAGCGCCCGCTGGTAGTTGGCTTTGCCGCCGAAACCCAAGAAATAGAGCGCTACGCGCAGGATAAACTGCAGCGCAAAGGGCTGGATATGATCGTGGCTAACGATGTTTCCCAGGCGGGCCTCGGGTTTGGCAGCGACCAGAATGCCGCATGGTTACTGTGGCGCACCGCAGAAGGTGTTGAAAGCCGGGCGGAAGCCCCCCAGCCGAAAACCCAGCTGGCCGCTACGATCATTCACCAGGCGCTCGCCCTGCTATCGACGACAGCACCTGAAACAACTTCTACTAACGCTTCTGGAGAATCCCAATGA
- the radC gene encoding DNA repair protein RadC has protein sequence MGINHWPEGERPREKLLNTGAQALSDAELLAIFLRVGVQGRSAVDLARDLLTSFGGLRQLLEADQASFCAAHGLGTAKYAQLQATLELSRRHLASQMARGNALTSPALVRHYLSSQLRHLGHEEFAVLFLDTQHRIIRYESLFRGTLDSASVYPREVAKRALELSAGAVILAHNHPSGVAEPSDADRRITERLKDALALFEVRVLDHFVVGDGEVVSFAERGWL, from the coding sequence ATGGGAATCAATCACTGGCCAGAGGGTGAGCGGCCGCGGGAGAAGTTATTAAACACAGGCGCCCAGGCGCTTTCAGATGCGGAGTTGCTGGCGATTTTTTTGCGCGTCGGCGTGCAGGGGCGCTCAGCGGTTGATTTGGCGCGGGATTTGCTCACAAGCTTTGGTGGCTTACGCCAACTGCTGGAGGCTGATCAAGCAAGCTTCTGCGCTGCCCATGGGCTAGGTACCGCTAAGTATGCCCAACTACAGGCTACGCTTGAGTTGTCGCGGCGCCATTTGGCTAGCCAAATGGCGCGTGGCAATGCACTGACATCGCCTGCCTTGGTGCGCCATTATCTGAGCTCCCAGCTGCGTCATTTAGGTCATGAAGAGTTTGCTGTGCTTTTTTTGGATACACAGCACCGAATTATTCGCTATGAATCGCTGTTTCGCGGTACCCTAGACAGCGCATCTGTTTACCCCCGCGAAGTTGCCAAGCGCGCTTTAGAACTTAGCGCTGGCGCCGTTATCCTGGCTCACAATCACCCATCGGGTGTGGCAGAGCCAAGCGATGCTGATCGACGAATCACCGAACGCTTAAAAGACGCGCTCGCACTGTTTGAAGTGCGCGTGTTGGATCATTTCGTGGTGGGAGATGGAGAAGTGGTCTCTTTTGCCGAGCGTGGCTGGCTATAA